ATATGGGTGGAGGGCAGGGCCGACGCCGAGAGCGGCTACGGCCGCACGGTGGTCCGGGTGCCGTTCAAGGACGGTTCGGTCCTCGACAGTTCCGACGACTCCGTCCGCCATTTCGATCCGGTTCCCGGTTCCACCGATGTCTCCCCCGCGCTCGACCTGCCCGGCGAACGGGTCCTGGTGAGCCACGAGGAGGAGGGCGTACACCGGTTCTCGGTGTACGGGATGGCGGATTTCCTGACCGGGCGCTTCAACCCCGCACAGGTCATCAAGGCCGGGGTGCAGGTCCAGGAAGAGGAGTGGTTCCAGGGCTGCGCGCTGTACGGGGACTTCGTCTACGTACTGACCGGCAACCCGTATACCGGGCAGAACGGGGACAATCCGCGGAAGTCCGGCGGAAATACATTTGTCTCGGCAATTGACGTCCGCACCGGTGCGGCGCAAGGGCGTCACCGGGTGACCGTGGCACCGGATCTGGCCTACCGGGAGCCGGAGGGAATCGCGGTCAGCCTGGCCGGCGGACGGCCGGCATTGTGCGTCGGATTTTCCGTGAAGGCGAAGGACCGGCGCGAGCTGGCGGTGTATCGCTACACCCTCTGAGCTTGGCGTTTAACGTCTGCGGTCGAACATGGCCTCGAACTTGCTGACGTTTTCGGCTGAGTGCCTGACGTAAGGGCGGCCCTCGTCTGATCCTGTGCTCCGTCACAGAGGCACTTGACCAGTACGAAGGCCGTAGCGATGAGTCTGCTGCAGCGGGTCCCGCGGGATGCATTTGCCGAATTGTCATGCTTCCGGAGGGAGTTCTATGCCTGCTTGACTCAGAGGGCCGATGCCTTGTTCGAGTTGAGTGACGCTCTGTTGTGTGCGGACGGCCCGGTGAAGACGTTGGTCGAGCTGTCCCTGGCGCCTGAGCATCAGCGTGGGCATGGTGCGTTGTACGGCGGGCTGAACCGCGGGCATCTGGATTTGTCCCGACTGCGCAGGGCGCTGGCAGGAATGCCCCTTCCACGGACGGCAGAGGGGCGGCTGGTCCTTGCTGTCGATGTCAGCAACTGGCTGCGGCCGGACGCGAATACCAGCCCGGACCGGCTGTTCTGTCACACGTATGGCCGGGGCAGGGGCTCGGCCCAGATGATCCCCGGGTGGCCCTACTCCTTCGTCGCCGCCCTGGAGCCGGGGCGGACGTCGTGGACTGCCATGCTGGACGTGGTCCGGCTGTGCCCGTGGGACGACACGATCGCCGTGACCGCATCCCAGGTCAGGGAAGTGTTCCAGCGACTGTATGTCGCGGGCCAGTGGCGGATCGGTGACCCGCCCGTCCTGGTCGTCGTCGATGCCGGATATGACGTGACCCGTTTGGCCTTCTTGCTTGCGGACCTGCCCGTTGAGCTGCTGGGCCGGATGCGTTCGGACCGCGTCCTGTACTTCCCGCCCCCGCCGCAGCCGGCGGGAAAGCGCGGGCGCAAGCCCAAGCGCGGGGCAGAGTTCGCGTTCGAGATTGCGGCCACTCAGCCGGTCCCGTCCATCACCACGGTGACCGACACCACGCACTACGGGAAGGCCGTCGCCACTGCCTGGGACCGCCTGCACCCGTTGCTGGTCCGACGCTCGGCCTGGGCCGACCACCCCGAAGGAGAGCTGCCGGTCATCGAAGGCACCGTCATCCGTCTACAGGTCGACCACCTTCGCGGAGACCGCAGCCCCAGGCCCATCTGGTTGTGGTGGTCGTCCACCGCCGCTACCGCCGGGGACGTGGACCGGCTCTGGCAGGCGTTCCTGCGCAGATTCGACCTCGAGCACACCTTCAGGATGCTCAAGCAGACGTTGGGGTGGACCGCTCCCAAACTCCGCGAGCCGGCCGCCGCTGACCGCTGGACCTGGCTCGTCCTCGCCGCACACGCCCAGCTCCGACTTGCCCGGCCCCTCGCAGAAGACCTCCGCAAACCCTGGGAACGGCCTGCACGCCAAGGGCGCCTGACACCCGCACGCGTCCGTCGAGGATTTCGCCGCATCCACGAGAAAACCCCTCAGCCGGCCAGTGCACCGAAACCCACCACCGCAGGCCCCGGCCGAC
The Streptomyces sp. NBC_01296 DNA segment above includes these coding regions:
- a CDS encoding phage baseplate protein; the protein is MADGKTPFSRRTLLFAGGAVAAGLTTSGLSWALRAGAGQQDGSRPVAGEFDMRTGAELLASTPLFNTTGPQSFAFDHTNGQVYTLQTVQAGIRLDDEEDAVDAGGRKTSGDMCLTRLSSSGKTLGHMYLRGFGHGISCGVEPTGQRTYIWVEGRADAESGYGRTVVRVPFKDGSVLDSSDDSVRHFDPVPGSTDVSPALDLPGERVLVSHEEEGVHRFSVYGMADFLTGRFNPAQVIKAGVQVQEEEWFQGCALYGDFVYVLTGNPYTGQNGDNPRKSGGNTFVSAIDVRTGAAQGRHRVTVAPDLAYREPEGIAVSLAGGRPALCVGFSVKAKDRRELAVYRYTL
- a CDS encoding NF041680 family putative transposase; protein product: MSLLQRVPRDAFAELSCFRREFYACLTQRADALFELSDALLCADGPVKTLVELSLAPEHQRGHGALYGGLNRGHLDLSRLRRALAGMPLPRTAEGRLVLAVDVSNWLRPDANTSPDRLFCHTYGRGRGSAQMIPGWPYSFVAALEPGRTSWTAMLDVVRLCPWDDTIAVTASQVREVFQRLYVAGQWRIGDPPVLVVVDAGYDVTRLAFLLADLPVELLGRMRSDRVLYFPPPPQPAGKRGRKPKRGAEFAFEIAATQPVPSITTVTDTTHYGKAVATAWDRLHPLLVRRSAWADHPEGELPVIEGTVIRLQVDHLRGDRSPRPIWLWWSSTAATAGDVDRLWQAFLRRFDLEHTFRMLKQTLGWTAPKLREPAAADRWTWLVLAAHAQLRLARPLAEDLRKPWERPARQGRLTPARVRRGFRRIHEKTPQPASAPKPTTAGPGRPTGTKNKQRAREHPVGKQAKPSIATAITSSTPA